The Thalassotalea sp. HSM 43 genome window below encodes:
- the uppS gene encoding polyprenyl diphosphate synthase has product MDGNGRWAQQQGKVRVAGHKAGVESVRACVTTARKMGVKALTLFAFSSENWMRPKDEVSVLMDLFMFVLTREVKRLHKNNIRFQLIGDKRRFSEKLQKKIVDAEQLTKNNDAMVLSIAANYGGRWDIAKATQKIAQHALAGDIDVNDIDEHLLNQYINLADLPELDMLIRTGGDYRISNFLLWQAAYAEFYFTETLWPDFKEQAFETALLSYSDRERRFGKTGDQVKAEKTEKD; this is encoded by the coding sequence ATGGATGGTAATGGTCGTTGGGCACAGCAGCAGGGTAAGGTTCGTGTCGCAGGCCATAAGGCTGGCGTTGAATCGGTACGTGCCTGTGTAACAACGGCAAGAAAAATGGGAGTTAAAGCACTTACCTTGTTCGCTTTCAGTTCTGAAAACTGGATGCGACCAAAAGATGAAGTAAGTGTATTAATGGATTTGTTTATGTTTGTATTGACCAGAGAAGTCAAACGATTACATAAGAACAATATTCGTTTCCAATTGATAGGCGATAAACGTCGTTTCTCAGAAAAATTACAAAAAAAGATCGTTGATGCTGAGCAGCTAACGAAAAATAATGATGCTATGGTGTTGTCCATCGCGGCCAATTATGGCGGGCGTTGGGACATAGCCAAGGCAACGCAAAAAATTGCTCAACATGCTCTGGCGGGAGACATCGACGTAAACGACATTGATGAGCATTTGCTTAATCAGTACATTAATTTAGCGGATTTACCTGAACTCGATATGTTGATCAGGACTGGGGGAGACTATCGCATAAGCAACTTCTTGCTTTGGCAAGCGGCCTATGCGGAGTTTTATTTTACCGAAACATTATGGCCCGACTTTAAGGAACAAGCGTTTGAAACAGCGCTGCTATCATATTCCGATCGGGAGCGACGCTTTGGTAAAACCGGTGATCAGGTAAAGGCCGAGAAAACTGAAAAGGATTAA
- a CDS encoding CDP-archaeol synthase, with the protein MLKQRIITAAVLAPLAIAAIFFLSLQNLAAILMAVLAIGAWEWGPLMGFDTKPRRIGFVSALIISILAIWYVIPPQDVWSLVGNINPWVVFVLSISCCWWAISAIMIFKYPRHSDFWSSHRSVRGLFGLLTLAPTWLAFLTLRANNYTLDEYHGTYLILLLFAMVWSADIGAYFAGKRFGKNKLMPNVSPGKTIEGFIGGVLSAALVAVIAGLVFGWSGIQIAKVVALALLISTVSVVGDLTESMLKRQAGVKDSGSILPGHGGVLDRIDSLTATAPVFALCLILFGW; encoded by the coding sequence TTGTTAAAGCAACGTATTATTACAGCTGCAGTATTAGCGCCTCTGGCGATCGCGGCTATTTTCTTCTTATCTTTGCAAAACCTTGCCGCCATTCTAATGGCCGTCTTGGCAATTGGTGCATGGGAGTGGGGGCCTTTAATGGGCTTCGATACCAAGCCACGTCGCATTGGTTTTGTCAGTGCTTTGATTATCAGTATCCTAGCGATATGGTACGTTATACCACCGCAAGACGTGTGGAGCTTGGTTGGCAACATTAACCCTTGGGTTGTGTTTGTGTTATCAATCTCTTGTTGTTGGTGGGCGATTAGCGCCATCATGATTTTTAAATACCCAAGACATTCTGATTTTTGGAGCAGCCATCGCAGTGTGCGTGGTTTGTTTGGTTTGCTCACCCTAGCGCCAACCTGGTTAGCGTTTTTAACTTTGCGCGCCAACAACTACACATTGGATGAATATCACGGTACCTATTTGATACTGTTATTGTTTGCCATGGTGTGGAGTGCGGACATCGGTGCTTATTTTGCCGGCAAGCGCTTTGGTAAAAATAAACTTATGCCAAATGTTAGCCCAGGAAAAACCATTGAAGGCTTTATCGGTGGTGTGTTAAGTGCAGCACTGGTCGCGGTTATTGCTGGTCTAGTGTTTGGTTGGAGCGGTATACAAATCGCTAAAGTCGTGGCGCTGGCCTTACTTATTAGTACGGTGTCAGTGGTTGGCGATCTTACCGAAAGCATGCTTAAGCGCCAAGCTGGTGTGAAAGACAGTGGCAGCATATTACCTGGTCATGGTGGTGTGCTCGACCGTATCGATAGTCTAACGGCAACAGCGCCTGTATTTGCACTTTGCTTGATTTTATTTGGTTGGTAG
- the ispC gene encoding 1-deoxy-D-xylulose-5-phosphate reductoisomerase: protein MQGLSVLGATGSIGLNTLDIVRRHPDKFRVISLSANQRVAQMHQLCLEFKPQTVVMVDPQAAEQLKLKLMESGDHQIHVLQGQQALIALVQEPQVDIVMAAIVGASGLLPTLEAVKADKKVLLANKEALVTSGQIFIDALHASNATLLPIDSEHNAIFQCLPKPMQQGIGSAHINDNGISKVLLTGSGGPFRTLPLDQFEAITPDQACAHPNWDMGRKISVDSATMMNKGLEFIEAKWLFNLSPDDIQVVLHPQSTIHSMVQYKDGSVIAQMGNPDMRTPIAHAMAYPQRIDSGVEPFDFFRCQNFEFGEADFERYPNLKLAIDACRAGQGACTALNAANEVAVEAFLQKQIKFTDIARINADVTQQFIDTDIDCIDGVLQLDSQARHAAVVLVETIKERI, encoded by the coding sequence ATGCAAGGCTTATCCGTCCTTGGAGCTACCGGCTCCATTGGTCTAAATACTCTTGATATTGTGCGTCGTCACCCTGACAAGTTCCGTGTGATCAGTTTGAGTGCTAATCAGCGCGTCGCACAGATGCATCAATTGTGTCTTGAGTTTAAGCCACAAACCGTGGTCATGGTCGATCCACAAGCGGCTGAGCAATTAAAGCTTAAGCTAATGGAAAGCGGTGACCATCAAATCCACGTACTGCAAGGTCAACAGGCACTGATTGCCTTGGTTCAAGAACCACAGGTAGATATTGTGATGGCCGCCATTGTCGGTGCGAGCGGTTTATTGCCGACTCTTGAGGCGGTTAAAGCCGATAAAAAAGTATTACTTGCTAACAAAGAAGCCTTGGTCACATCTGGGCAAATTTTTATCGATGCTCTGCATGCATCTAATGCCACGTTATTACCGATTGATAGCGAGCATAACGCCATATTTCAGTGCCTACCAAAGCCAATGCAACAAGGCATAGGCAGTGCACATATCAATGATAACGGCATCAGTAAGGTCTTATTGACCGGCTCTGGTGGTCCATTTAGAACATTACCGTTAGACCAGTTTGAAGCCATTACCCCTGATCAGGCGTGTGCTCACCCTAATTGGGATATGGGCCGTAAAATATCTGTCGATTCTGCGACCATGATGAACAAAGGCTTAGAGTTTATTGAAGCAAAATGGCTATTTAATCTGAGCCCCGATGATATTCAAGTTGTATTGCACCCGCAATCGACAATTCATTCGATGGTGCAATACAAAGATGGCTCGGTAATCGCGCAAATGGGTAACCCTGATATGCGCACACCAATTGCTCATGCCATGGCTTATCCACAACGTATTGACTCTGGCGTCGAACCTTTTGACTTTTTCCGTTGTCAAAACTTTGAGTTCGGTGAAGCCGATTTTGAGCGCTACCCTAATTTGAAACTGGCCATAGACGCTTGTCGAGCCGGTCAGGGCGCTTGTACGGCCTTGAATGCTGCGAATGAAGTAGCGGTTGAGGCTTTTTTACAAAAACAAATAAAATTTACTGATATCGCTCGTATTAACGCTGACGTAACGCAGCAATTTATAGATACCGATATCGATTGTATTGATGGTGTGCTGCAATTGGACAGTCAGGCAAGACATGCGGCAGTGGTATTGGTTGAGACCATAAAGGAACGTATTTGA
- the rseP gene encoding sigma E protease regulator RseP produces the protein MFEFLWNLGSFVVALGLLVTVHEYGHFWVARKCGVRVERFSVGFGKTLWRRFDKQGTEYVVALIPLGGYVKMLDGRVDDVSEADKPYAFDGKSVYQRIAIVAAGPIANFLFAIVAFYIMFLIGMTNLKPIVGEVEANSIAAQAGITSESEIISIADKRTLDWQAVNMGLVGHIGDPKIEIETRASDTTYVQKHTLDTRDWQFEPSETTAMQSLGFSPFMPEIIPIVARIVENQAAANAGILLEDEIIAVNGQKIDGNWQRFVDTIVQNPNRSVAITVVRAGQEQTINVLVGTQTDNEGRSLGYVGLSPTLSPWPESHKVEIAYGPIEAAGKAVDSTWNLIVLSFDMIGKLFTGQVSVNNLSGPIAIAQGAGSSAGVGLVYFLSFLALISVNLGIINLLPLPILDGGHLLYYSIELVTGKPVSEKVQEIGFKIGALVLLTLMSIAIVNDVSRL, from the coding sequence ATGTTTGAATTTCTCTGGAACCTCGGTTCATTTGTTGTTGCGTTAGGTCTATTAGTGACCGTGCATGAATATGGCCATTTTTGGGTTGCACGAAAATGTGGTGTTCGAGTAGAGAGATTTTCCGTTGGTTTTGGTAAAACCTTGTGGCGTCGTTTCGACAAGCAAGGGACCGAATATGTTGTCGCCTTAATTCCCCTAGGTGGCTATGTCAAAATGCTTGACGGTCGTGTTGATGATGTTAGCGAGGCAGATAAGCCTTACGCATTTGATGGTAAATCAGTCTATCAACGTATTGCTATTGTCGCCGCCGGACCCATTGCAAACTTCTTATTTGCCATCGTGGCGTTCTATATAATGTTTTTGATTGGCATGACCAATCTTAAACCTATCGTTGGTGAGGTTGAAGCGAATTCAATCGCAGCCCAAGCTGGCATTACCTCAGAAAGTGAAATCATCAGCATAGCCGATAAACGCACATTAGATTGGCAAGCGGTGAATATGGGCTTAGTTGGTCATATCGGCGATCCTAAGATAGAAATAGAGACCCGTGCCAGCGATACAACTTACGTGCAAAAACATACGCTTGACACCCGAGATTGGCAGTTTGAACCGAGCGAAACCACCGCTATGCAGAGCCTTGGTTTTAGCCCATTTATGCCAGAAATAATACCGATTGTTGCGCGTATTGTTGAAAATCAAGCCGCCGCAAATGCTGGAATTTTGCTCGAAGATGAAATAATCGCAGTCAATGGTCAGAAAATAGATGGTAATTGGCAGCGATTTGTGGATACTATTGTGCAAAATCCAAATCGTTCAGTGGCAATTACTGTGGTTCGCGCAGGACAAGAGCAAACAATTAATGTTCTTGTGGGAACTCAGACCGATAACGAGGGTCGTAGTCTAGGTTATGTTGGATTATCACCAACATTATCGCCTTGGCCAGAGAGCCACAAAGTTGAGATTGCCTACGGGCCAATCGAAGCCGCAGGGAAGGCTGTTGATAGTACTTGGAATCTAATCGTTCTCAGTTTTGATATGATTGGTAAATTATTTACCGGTCAGGTCAGTGTCAATAACTTAAGTGGTCCAATAGCCATAGCCCAGGGGGCGGGTAGCAGCGCCGGGGTAGGTTTAGTATACTTTCTTAGCTTTCTCGCTCTGATAAGTGTCAATCTAGGGATTATTAACCTGTTGCCGTTACCTATATTGGATGGCGGACATTTGCTTTACTATTCCATTGAACTGGTAACCGGCAAGCCGGTTTCCGAAAAAGTGCAGGAAATAGGATTTAAAATTGGAGCGCTGGTATTGTTGACCTTGATGAGCATCGCTATCGTCAATGACGTATCCAGACTCTGA
- the bamA gene encoding outer membrane protein assembly factor BamA codes for MIIKKLALAVLLGSVGSQAFGANEFVVEDIEVKGLQRVALGAALTHIPLSVGDELNEFRIAQSIKSLYASGHFHDIKVLRDGKKLIFRVKERETISEIIFDGNDDIKDEQLQESLDGSDIRVGETLDRSVLTGIETGLEDFYHSVGKYNAKVTTKIAHLPRNRINLTFEFDEGDAAEIEQINIVGNELFSDAELLDKVELTYDSPWWNFMAQDRYQKQTLQGDMETIESHYLDRGYLRFNIDSTQVSMTPDKEGVYITMNISEGEKYMVSEIEFIGDMAGYEKTIKAISPLRADELYNGAEVTYTEELISKFLGRFGYAYPKVQTGTEINDEDKTVKLIVSVDPGKRIYVNRLNFTGNDVTAEQVLRREMRQMEGSWLSNNWLEASKMRVQRLPYFESVEFESTPVPGEEDLVDVDFTVKEQPSGSFTAGIGYGSYSGLSLNAGIQQNNFLGTGNRLGFQVNTMRYSQSATISYTDPYFTIDGISLGGNIFYSEFDAGEANLVAYNNTSYGVGANIGYPVNEYVRLNFGIGYKNSDISNLQTYEQIKEFYDIFKDPNDPDAKLNFETYDFNASISRITLNRGTFPTAGSSQILSGKITIPDVSDVEYFKLKYDAKYYFPLSRDHSWTVLARFEAGYGNGYGSINGNDQLLPFWENFRAGGATTLRGFENNTVGPRAIYRYPSQSPGLPGEGGEVSPPDQDAIVISDRSVGGNAMAIAGVELIVPTPFLDESYSNSVRTSVFVDAGNVWDTEFSLSDYSALNPIEFQKIADFSDPGRIRTSAGLSIQWLSPMGPMIFNFAKRLRSEDGDDTEFFSFNIGKTF; via the coding sequence ATGATAATAAAAAAACTCGCCTTAGCAGTATTATTGGGCAGCGTTGGTAGCCAAGCATTTGGTGCCAATGAGTTTGTCGTAGAAGATATCGAAGTAAAGGGGCTACAGAGAGTTGCCTTAGGGGCTGCTTTGACTCATATTCCGCTCAGTGTCGGTGACGAACTGAACGAATTTCGTATCGCCCAGTCGATCAAGTCTCTGTATGCATCTGGTCACTTTCATGACATTAAAGTCTTGCGTGACGGTAAAAAACTGATCTTTAGAGTGAAAGAGCGTGAAACCATCTCGGAAATTATTTTCGATGGTAATGACGACATCAAAGACGAGCAATTGCAAGAAAGTCTAGATGGTTCGGATATTCGCGTTGGTGAAACTCTTGACCGTTCAGTTTTAACTGGCATTGAAACCGGACTTGAAGACTTCTATCACAGTGTTGGTAAATACAACGCTAAAGTAACGACGAAAATTGCCCACTTACCGCGCAACCGTATTAACCTGACTTTCGAGTTTGATGAAGGTGATGCGGCAGAAATTGAACAAATCAATATCGTTGGTAACGAATTATTCTCAGACGCCGAATTGTTAGACAAGGTTGAGTTAACTTATGACTCGCCTTGGTGGAACTTTATGGCGCAAGATCGCTACCAGAAGCAAACGCTGCAAGGCGATATGGAGACCATCGAAAGTCATTACCTTGACCGTGGTTACCTGCGCTTCAATATCGATTCCACACAAGTATCAATGACCCCAGATAAAGAAGGTGTTTATATCACCATGAATATATCTGAGGGTGAAAAGTACATGGTCAGCGAAATCGAGTTTATCGGTGATATGGCGGGTTATGAAAAAACCATTAAAGCCATTTCTCCGTTACGTGCTGATGAGCTGTATAATGGCGCTGAAGTTACCTATACCGAAGAATTGATTTCAAAATTCCTAGGTCGTTTCGGTTATGCTTATCCGAAAGTGCAAACAGGTACTGAAATTAATGACGAAGATAAGACAGTAAAACTTATCGTCTCCGTTGACCCAGGTAAGCGTATTTACGTTAATCGACTTAACTTCACTGGTAACGATGTTACCGCTGAACAAGTCTTACGCCGTGAAATGCGTCAAATGGAAGGCTCATGGTTGTCAAACAACTGGTTAGAAGCCTCTAAGATGCGTGTCCAGCGTCTACCTTATTTTGAATCGGTTGAGTTTGAATCAACACCAGTTCCTGGTGAAGAAGATTTAGTCGATGTTGACTTTACCGTTAAAGAGCAACCGTCAGGATCATTTACCGCAGGTATTGGTTATGGCTCATACTCAGGTTTGAGTTTGAATGCCGGTATTCAACAGAATAACTTTTTAGGTACTGGTAATCGTTTAGGCTTCCAGGTTAATACCATGCGTTATTCTCAAAGCGCGACGATTTCATATACCGATCCATATTTCACCATTGATGGTATTTCTCTTGGTGGTAATATCTTCTACAGTGAATTCGATGCCGGTGAAGCAAACCTTGTAGCCTACAACAATACCTCATATGGTGTTGGTGCCAATATTGGTTACCCGGTAAATGAATATGTTCGTTTGAATTTTGGTATTGGTTATAAAAACTCAGACATCTCTAACTTGCAGACTTACGAGCAAATTAAAGAGTTTTATGACATTTTCAAGGATCCAAATGATCCGGATGCCAAGCTAAACTTCGAAACTTACGATTTTAATGCGTCTATTTCACGTATTACCCTTAACCGTGGTACATTCCCTACAGCGGGTTCATCGCAAATACTATCTGGTAAGATTACTATTCCGGATGTGTCTGATGTGGAATACTTTAAACTTAAGTACGATGCCAAGTATTACTTCCCGCTTAGCCGCGATCACAGCTGGACTGTGTTAGCACGCTTTGAAGCAGGTTACGGTAACGGTTATGGTTCAATCAATGGCAACGATCAATTACTGCCATTCTGGGAGAACTTCCGTGCTGGTGGTGCAACCACGTTACGTGGTTTTGAAAACAACACCGTAGGTCCTCGAGCGATTTATCGTTATCCAAGCCAATCACCAGGTTTACCAGGTGAAGGTGGTGAGGTAAGCCCTCCAGATCAAGATGCTATTGTTATCTCTGATCGAAGTGTGGGTGGTAACGCTATGGCCATTGCCGGTGTCGAGCTAATTGTGCCAACGCCGTTCCTTGATGAAAGTTATTCAAATTCAGTACGAACCAGTGTGTTTGTCGATGCGGGTAACGTATGGGATACTGAGTTCAGTTTATCTGATTACAGTGCGCTTAATCCGATAGAGTTTCAGAAAATTGCAGATTTCTCAGATCCAGGTCGTATTCGTACGTCAGCGGGTTTGTCAATTCAGTGGTTATCACCAATGGGTCCAATGATCTTTAACTTTGCAAAACGCTTGCGTAGTGAAGATGGTGATGATACCGAATTCTTCAGTTTCAACATTGGTAAAACATTTTAA
- a CDS encoding OmpH family outer membrane protein — translation MKNLLKSAALTAVASTMMMASSVAMAADQKIGTVNVQQVISQLPQMADIQQTITAEFKDQVDALKKLEGDIKYKMEKRQRDEAIMSKKEIEALEGEIIELRQNYAAQAQPLQQNLKRREQEEQQKILQLVKKAVDAVASKEGYDLVIQQSAVAFSKPDLDISAKVVEQASKTQ, via the coding sequence GTGAAAAATTTACTTAAATCTGCGGCGCTTACGGCCGTTGCCTCAACCATGATGATGGCGTCTTCTGTTGCAATGGCAGCAGATCAGAAAATCGGTACCGTAAACGTGCAACAAGTGATTTCACAATTGCCACAAATGGCAGATATTCAGCAAACAATTACCGCTGAATTCAAGGATCAAGTAGACGCATTGAAGAAGCTTGAAGGTGACATCAAATACAAGATGGAAAAACGTCAACGTGACGAAGCCATCATGAGCAAAAAAGAAATCGAAGCATTAGAAGGTGAAATCATTGAATTACGCCAAAACTATGCTGCTCAAGCGCAACCATTACAGCAGAACTTGAAGCGTCGTGAGCAAGAAGAACAACAAAAAATTCTTCAGCTAGTGAAAAAAGCCGTTGACGCGGTTGCTTCAAAAGAAGGTTATGACCTAGTCATTCAACAATCAGCTGTTGCATTTTCTAAGCCAGATTTGGATATCTCAGCTAAAGTTGTAGAACAAGCCTCTAAAACCCAATAA
- the lpxD gene encoding UDP-3-O-(3-hydroxymyristoyl)glucosamine N-acyltransferase, whose protein sequence is MVTLGELARQLGGSVQGDESTQIHSLGTLTDAKSGQIAFLANAKYRQYLEDTQASAVIVSKAHAKYCSTNALVLDNPYLGFAKVAQLLDTTPKAASDIAPTAVISDDVRLGEGVCIGANSVIESGVILGDNVIIGANCFIGKDAKIGRNSQLWSNVSIYHRVELGSDCLVQANTAIGSDGFGYANDKGIWEKIPQLGTVLIGNSVEIGACTTIDRGALENTEIDDNCIIDNQVQIAHNVKIGYGTAIAGCTVVAGSTKVGKHCIIAGMVAITGHVEIADGTSFTGMSMVTKGIKEPGLYSSGIPALTNKEWRRNASRYKHLNEMYKRLQELEKQVEELNNKES, encoded by the coding sequence ATGGTAACTTTAGGTGAACTAGCCAGACAGCTTGGTGGTTCAGTACAAGGGGATGAATCTACCCAGATTCATTCCCTTGGCACATTAACAGATGCCAAATCTGGGCAAATAGCCTTTTTAGCTAATGCCAAATACCGTCAGTATCTAGAAGATACCCAAGCCAGTGCGGTTATTGTTTCAAAAGCACACGCGAAATATTGCAGCACCAATGCCTTGGTTCTCGATAATCCGTATCTTGGCTTTGCCAAAGTCGCGCAATTACTCGATACCACACCAAAAGCGGCAAGCGATATCGCGCCGACAGCGGTTATCTCTGACGATGTTCGCCTTGGTGAAGGTGTCTGTATCGGCGCAAATTCCGTTATCGAAAGTGGTGTTATCCTTGGTGATAATGTCATCATCGGTGCCAATTGTTTTATCGGTAAAGACGCTAAAATTGGCCGTAATAGTCAACTTTGGTCGAACGTCAGTATTTATCATCGAGTCGAGCTTGGCAGTGACTGTTTGGTTCAAGCCAATACGGCCATAGGTAGCGATGGTTTTGGCTACGCTAACGATAAAGGCATCTGGGAAAAAATTCCGCAATTGGGTACCGTACTGATCGGCAACAGTGTTGAAATCGGCGCATGTACTACAATTGATAGGGGCGCGCTGGAAAACACTGAAATTGATGATAATTGTATTATCGATAATCAGGTGCAGATAGCCCATAACGTGAAAATAGGTTATGGCACCGCTATCGCTGGTTGTACCGTTGTTGCCGGCAGCACCAAAGTAGGCAAACATTGTATTATTGCCGGCATGGTGGCGATTACAGGGCACGTTGAAATTGCCGACGGCACCTCATTTACCGGTATGAGTATGGTAACCAAAGGCATTAAAGAGCCTGGTTTGTATTCCTCAGGTATACCGGCTTTGACCAATAAAGAATGGCGTCGTAACGCCAGTCGTTATAAGCATCTCAATGAAATGTATAAACGTTTGCAAGAGTTGGAAAAACAGGTCGAAGAACTGAACAATAAAGAATCTTAA
- the fabZ gene encoding 3-hydroxyacyl-ACP dehydratase FabZ, producing the protein MENTNNVIDIEEIQTLIPHRFPFLLVDKVLDYVPGQSIHAIKNVSVNEPVFQGHFPEYKIFPGVMILEAMAQASGILGFKSVEGEEGEMFLFASIDNARFKSPVTPGDTMHLHVEFVKERRGMWKFAGTAKVDGKVVCSADLMCARKGV; encoded by the coding sequence TTGGAAAATACTAACAACGTCATTGACATAGAAGAAATTCAGACCCTGATACCACATCGTTTTCCGTTTTTATTGGTCGATAAAGTACTGGATTACGTACCGGGTCAATCGATCCACGCCATCAAAAACGTTTCCGTTAATGAACCTGTATTTCAGGGCCATTTCCCGGAATATAAAATTTTTCCTGGGGTTATGATCCTTGAAGCTATGGCACAGGCCAGTGGTATTCTAGGCTTTAAATCCGTTGAAGGCGAAGAAGGCGAAATGTTCCTGTTTGCGTCGATTGATAACGCCCGTTTTAAAAGTCCGGTAACACCGGGTGATACCATGCACTTGCATGTCGAATTTGTTAAAGAACGACGTGGTATGTGGAAGTTTGCTGGTACAGCAAAAGTTGATGGCAAAGTGGTTTGTTCTGCCGACCTTATGTGTGCAAGAAAAGGTGTTTAA
- the lpxA gene encoding acyl-ACP--UDP-N-acetylglucosamine O-acyltransferase has product MIHPQAIIEPGAKLGNNVSVGPFSYIGNDVTIGDNCVIHSHVVIKGESHIGEGNVFFQFASIGEDCQDKKYAGEPTRLQIGDRNVFREGCTVHRGTVQDNAITIIGDDNLFMAGAHVAHDVIIGNNGIFANHCNLAGHCKIGDWVIFGGMSGAHQFTQVGSHSFVGGGGIVLRDIPPYVMVSGHPAKPFGLNSEGLKRRGFDKDVILKVKRAYKEVYRKGQTIAEASAALAEVASETPEVKTFVDFIENSQRGIVR; this is encoded by the coding sequence GTGATTCATCCGCAAGCGATTATAGAGCCTGGTGCGAAACTAGGTAACAACGTCAGTGTTGGACCATTCAGCTACATCGGTAACGACGTCACCATTGGTGATAACTGCGTTATCCATTCCCATGTGGTGATTAAAGGCGAAAGCCATATTGGCGAAGGCAATGTGTTTTTCCAGTTTGCCTCTATTGGTGAAGATTGCCAGGATAAAAAATACGCTGGCGAACCTACTCGTTTGCAAATTGGCGATCGCAATGTGTTTCGTGAAGGTTGTACCGTACACCGTGGTACAGTGCAGGATAATGCCATTACCATCATTGGTGATGACAACTTGTTTATGGCCGGTGCACACGTCGCTCATGACGTTATCATTGGCAATAACGGTATTTTTGCTAATCATTGTAACTTAGCCGGACACTGTAAAATTGGCGATTGGGTCATTTTTGGCGGCATGTCCGGTGCGCATCAATTTACCCAAGTCGGATCCCATTCATTCGTTGGTGGTGGCGGTATTGTACTGCGAGATATTCCTCCTTATGTCATGGTTTCTGGTCATCCAGCCAAACCGTTTGGTTTAAACTCTGAAGGTTTAAAGCGTCGTGGTTTTGATAAGGACGTGATCCTTAAAGTCAAACGAGCTTATAAAGAAGTGTACCGCAAAGGGCAAACCATCGCCGAAGCAAGTGCTGCGTTAGCTGAGGTTGCCAGCGAAACCCCTGAAGTGAAGACCTTTGTCGATTTCATTGAAAACTCACAACGCGGTATCGTTCGCTAA
- the lpxB gene encoding lipid-A-disaccharide synthase yields the protein MSNKPAPVFAIIVGEHSGDTLGAGLMQSLLNRFPDAKFVGIGGPKMEKLGFESLFAMEELAVMGIVEVLGRLRRLLQVRKELVQYFVNNRPDVFIGIDAPDFNLGLELRLKQQGIKTVHYVSPSVWAWREKRIFKIDKATDMVLSLLPFEKEFYDKHQVACTFVGHPLADQIPMHSSRSDARAELGLDQQATYLAIMPGSRGSELNMLLADFLDTARILKAKYPELKFVAPVINDIREQQFNEIWQQHAPELDISVVVNQTDTVMASANCLLTASGTVTLEGALIKRPMVVAYKFNWLTAIIGRIMVKLEWFSLPNLLAKKSLLPELLQEQVTPDNLAKEVEPLLFEEQQTLIDEFTHIHQTLKQNASEKAADAVVALMGA from the coding sequence ATGTCGAATAAACCGGCGCCAGTTTTTGCCATTATCGTAGGCGAGCATTCAGGTGATACCTTGGGTGCTGGTTTAATGCAATCCTTACTTAACCGTTTTCCTGACGCCAAGTTTGTTGGTATTGGTGGTCCTAAAATGGAAAAATTGGGCTTTGAAAGCCTGTTTGCCATGGAAGAGCTCGCGGTTATGGGTATCGTTGAAGTATTAGGCCGTTTGCGCCGTTTATTGCAGGTTCGCAAAGAGCTGGTGCAATATTTTGTCAATAATCGTCCCGATGTTTTTATTGGTATTGATGCCCCAGACTTTAACCTTGGCCTCGAGCTTAGGCTAAAACAACAGGGTATCAAAACCGTTCATTATGTCAGCCCCAGTGTCTGGGCTTGGCGCGAAAAACGTATTTTTAAAATCGATAAAGCCACCGATATGGTTTTGTCGTTATTGCCGTTTGAAAAAGAGTTCTACGATAAGCATCAGGTGGCATGTACCTTTGTTGGCCATCCTTTAGCAGACCAAATCCCAATGCACAGCTCACGCAGTGACGCCAGAGCAGAACTTGGTCTTGATCAACAAGCGACCTATTTAGCCATCATGCCCGGCTCTCGTGGCAGTGAGCTGAATATGTTGCTCGCAGACTTTCTTGATACCGCACGTATATTAAAAGCTAAGTACCCTGAGTTAAAGTTTGTTGCACCCGTTATCAACGATATTCGTGAACAACAATTTAACGAAATTTGGCAACAGCATGCGCCGGAATTAGATATTTCCGTGGTGGTTAATCAAACCGACACCGTAATGGCCAGCGCCAATTGTTTATTGACCGCGTCTGGCACCGTCACCTTAGAAGGTGCGTTAATTAAAAGGCCAATGGTCGTTGCCTATAAGTTTAATTGGCTAACCGCTATTATTGGTCGAATTATGGTCAAATTAGAGTGGTTTTCGTTACCAAATCTATTGGCGAAGAAATCATTATTGCCAGAACTCTTGCAAGAGCAAGTGACCCCTGATAATTTGGCTAAAGAAGTTGAACCCTTGCTGTTTGAAGAACAGCAAACGCTGATTGATGAATTTACTCATATTCATCAAACACTGAAGCAAAATGCCAGTGAAAAAGCCGCCGATGCGGTGGTTGCGTTAATGGGCGCTTAA